A window from Fragaria vesca subsp. vesca linkage group LG5, FraVesHawaii_1.0, whole genome shotgun sequence encodes these proteins:
- the LOC101314281 gene encoding 3-hydroxy-3-methylglutaryl-coenzyme A reductase 1-like: MDSRRRSPKPPRPTAVNAGTHPRNDKASSSSSGGEGRGGGAKASDALPLPLYLTNAVFFTLFFSVAYYLLHRWRDKIRTSTPLHVVNLSELAAILSLIASFIYLLGFFGIDFVQSFISRASHYDDAWDDDDADDDVIVPAKFVDADPALCSEEDEEIIQAVLNGDVPSYSLESKLGDCKRAAVIRREWLQRTTGRSLQGLPLEGFDYGSILGQCCESPVGYVQIPVGIAGPLLLDGFEYMVPMATTEGCLVASMNRGCKAILLSGGADSRVYRDGMTRAPVVKFASAVRACDLLCYLENRANFDTLAVVFNRSSRFARLQSIFPSLSGMTLHVRFNCTTGDAMGMNMVSKGVQNVLDYLQNDFPDMEVIGISGNFCSDKKSAAVNWILGRGKSVVCEAVIKEEVIKEVLKTNVSKLVQLQQNKIFVGTAMAGTVGGYNAHASNIVSAIFIATGQDPAQNVESSHCLTNIVSINDGKDIHASITMPCIEVGTIGGGTQLASQSACLNMLGVKGASQGSPGSNSRRLATIIAGSVLAGELSLLSAMAAGDMVKSHMKYNRSSKDISNAAS; the protein is encoded by the exons ATGGACTCTCGCCGTCGGTCCCCCAAACCGCCTCGCCCGACGGCCGTTAACGCTGGGACCCACCCTCGAAATGACAAAGCGTCGTCTTCTTCATCAGGAGGAGAAGGACGCGGTGGTGGAGCGAAAGCGTCCGACGCGCTGCCGCTGCCTTTGTATCTGACGAACGCCGTGTTCTTTACTCTCTTCTTCTCCGTGGCGTACTACCTCCTCCACCGCTGGCGCGACAAGATCCGAACCTCCACGCCGCTCCACGTCGTCAACCTCTCCGAGCTCGCCGCCATTCTCTCCCTCATCGCCTCCTTCATCTACCTCCTCGGCTTCTTCGGCATCGACTTCGTCCAGTCCTTCATCTCACGCGCCTCCCACTACGACGACGCCTGGGACGACGACGATGCCGACGACGACGTCATCGTTCCGGCGAAATTCGTCGACGCAGACCCGGCATTGTGCTCCGAGGAGGACGAGGAGATCATCCAGGCCGTTCTAAACGGCGACGTTCCGTCCTACTCGCTAGAATCGAAGCTCGGCGACTGCAAGAGAGCGGCGGTGATCCGGCGCGAGTGGCTCCAGAGAACGACCGGGAGGTCGCTGCAGGGTTTGCCTCTGGAAGGATTCGATTACGGCTCGATTCTAGGGCAGTGCTGCGAGTCGCCGGTCGGATACGTGCAGATTCCGGTGGGAATCGCCGGGCCGTTGTTGCTCGACGGGTTCGAGTACATGGTGCCAATGGCGACGACGGAGGGGTGCCTTGTGGCGAGCATGAACAGAGGTTGCAAGGCTATTCTCCTCTCCGGTGGGGCTGACTCCCGGGTTTATAGGGACGGCATGACCAGAGCTCCGGTGGTCAAGTTTGCCTCTGCCGTCAGAGCTTGCGATCTCTTATGCTACTTGGAGAACCGTGCCAATTTTGATACTCTCGCCGTCGTTTTCAATAG ATCAAGTCGATTTGCGAGGCTACAGAGCATATTTCCTTCTCTTTCTGGGATGACGCTCCACGTAAGATTTAATTGCACCACAGGTGATGCCATGGGGATGAATATGGTCTCCAAAGGGGTTCAGAATGTCCTTGATTATCTGCAAAACGACTTTCCTGATATGGAGGTTATCGGCATATCTG GAAATTTTTGTTCGGACAAGAAATCTGCAGCTGTAAACTGGATTCTAGGACGTGGCAAATCAGTTGTTTGCGAAGCAGTTATCAAGGAAGAGGTGATCAAAGAAGTGTTGAAAACGAACGTGTCTAAGCTGGTACAACTCCAGCAGAATAAGATCTTTGTAGGTACTGCCATGGCCGGAACTGTGGGTGGGTATAATGCCCATGCCAGCAACATTGTATCTGCAATATTTATAGCCACCGGCCAAGATCCTGCACAGAATGTTGAGAGTTCTCACTGTCTAACGAATATTGTATCCATCAATGACGGGAAGGACATTCATGCTTCCATCACAATGCCTTGTATCGAG GTTGGTACAATTGGTGGTGGGACTCAACTTGCATCTCAATCTGCTTGCTTGAATATGCTTGGCGTAAAAGGTGCAAGCCAAGGGTCCCCTGGATCAAACTCGAGGAGGTTGGCCACCATTATAGCCGGTTCAGTACTGGCCGGAGAACTCAGCCTCCTATCCGCCATGGCTGCTGGTGATATGGTCAAGAGTCACATGAAATACAACAGATCCAGCAAAGATATTTCTAATGCTGCATCTTGA